In one Drosophila pseudoobscura strain MV-25-SWS-2005 chromosome X, UCI_Dpse_MV25, whole genome shotgun sequence genomic region, the following are encoded:
- the LOC4815340 gene encoding cell wall protein DAN4, which yields MNVLPLLWLLCGSSLLLLASGEQNAAMASVAANPQPSQSNSSTAAPLVNVVNATEHTAVPGQVHIIEKTQVKSTNSTELAKEHEKDMNKTSTIPPDNTAKNRKRTDPVQLKPTTATAAPTSVASAANNATVTKPAAAAAAATVKPSTGTIVADGISINDVINANNSTTSTTSSSRSSSSTSTTPSTTTTTTTTTTTTTTTPRPTKPPVVYSMDTHSEWEKEQEGKVKSPAAPSLAASSEPLPVPASTLSEPVAPMVQELTGNLADREGNDYIVPIVTVLLTVPLAIGVVTIMYRRFRELWSTRHYRRMDFLVDGMYND from the coding sequence ATGAACGTGCTTCCGCTGCTTTGGCTGCTGTGCGGCTCaagcctgctgctgctcgcttCTGGAGAGCAGAATGCCGCTATGGCCAGCGTTGCTGCCAATCCGCAGCCATCTCAGAGCAACAGTTCCACGGCAGCGCCGCTGGTGAATGTGGTGAATGCCACAGAACACACTGCGGTCCCTGGTCAAGTGCACATCATTGAGAAGACACAGGTCAAGTCAACCAACTCCACGGAACTGGCCAAAGAGCACGAAAAGGATATGAATAAGACGAGCACCATTCCGCCGGACAACACAGCCAAGAACAGGAAGAGGACGGACCCGGTGCAGCTGAAGCCCACCACTGCGACGGCGGCACCTACAAGCGTAGCTTCTGCAGCCAACAATGCAACAGTCAcaaagccagcagcagcggcggcggcagcaacagtaaAGCCATCCACTGGCACCATTGTGGCTGACGGCATCTCCATAAATGATGTGATAAATGCCAACAACTCTACGACCAGCACgactagcagcagcaggagctctAGCAGCACCTCCACTACTCCATCGACTACCACAACGACGACCACTACAACCaccacgacgacgacaacgccGCGTCCCACAAAGCCACCCGTTGTTTACAGCATGGATACGCATAGCGAATGGGAGAAGGAACAAGAGGGTAAGGTAAAGTCGCCGGCGGCTCCTTCCTTAGCTGCCTCTTCGGAGCCCCTGCCCGTGCCGGCATCCACGTTGTCCGAACCGGTGGCACCGATGGTCCAAGAGTTAACTGGAAACCTGGCGGATCGCGAAGGCAACGATTACATAGTGCCCATTGTGACGGTGCTGCTGACGGTGCCGCTGGCCATTGGTGTGGTTACAATTATGTATCGCCGCTTCCGCGAGCTGTGGAGCACGAGGCACTACAGGCGCATGGATTTCCTGGTTGATGGCATGTATAACGACTGA
- the LOC4814977 gene encoding dnaJ homolog subfamily C member 1 has translation MKLPMDTLVLLLGGCLLLMCGTARAWHSEELEIFDLVEEINKNFYEFMGINQTATNNEIKRAFRTLSIVLHPDKNPSEDANIQFRNLVSIYEVLKDSSKREKYDKVLKEGMPNWKSALYYYRRMRKIGLYEGAFILFLIITVGQYLFAWAAYLEKKYTAEQVFGTKLKKLQKKNKNIDMDVILSEIPMPSLLNTLPIQIPVAIWNLPKTIKNGFSKANELKELALEKRRQELEAARRQEELEREAEEQARLRKEQKENLRKRKQNTKAPEKTEEELRGYSRINARQLNEEDGMRPAAQKSTVSGGFWTDEDLTELIRLVKKHPGGAGSRWNTIAESMNRSVQEVTFMAAKMKENGYRIPGQTESVAENLVQESQEAVRKEKVKKSASVTATAAPGTVTSSSEKSMLIPETNWTQEQQRALEAAIVKNRKAASGDRWQKIANSVPEKTKEECLVRYKYLCELVKTQKQAEEAEAVANAELDNPPNEEGLPEELLAEEVEAPAAATAVSKKLSKRELRRQKQNYSTSDDSDADAYQYEIS, from the exons ATGAAACTGCCAATGGACACACTGGTACTGCTGCTGGGCGGgtgcctgctgctgatgtgCGGCACGGCCCGGGCCTGGCACTCGGAGGAGCTGGAGATCTTCGATTTGGTGGAGGAGATCAACAAGAACTTCTACGAGTTCATGGGCATCAATCAGACTGCCACCAACAACGAGATCAAGCGCGCCTTCCGCACCCTCTCGATTGTTCTGCATCCAGACAAGAATCCGTCCGAGGACGCGAACATCCAGTTCCGGAACCTCGTCTCCATCTACGAGGTGCTGAAGGACTCGTCCAAGCGGGAGAAGTACGACAAGGTGCTCAAGGAGGGCATGCCCAATTGGAAATCGGCACTGTACTATTACCGCCGCATGCGCAAGATCGGCTTGTACGAAGGCGCCTTCATCCTGTTCCTGATCATCACCGTTGGCCAGTATCTGTTCGCGTGGGCCGCCTACCTCGAAAAGAAGTACACCGCCGAGCAGGTGTTCGGCACCAAGCTGAAGAAGCTCCAGAAGAAGAATAAAAATATCGACATGGATGTGATCCTCAGCGAGATCCCCATGCCGTCGCTGCTCAACACGCTGCCCATCCAGATACCAGTGGCCATCTGGAATCTACCGAAGACCATCAAGAATGGCTTCAGCAAGGCCAACGAGCTCAAGGAGCTGGCCCTGGAGAAGCGCAGACA AGAGCTCGAGGCCGCTCGCCGccaggaggagctggagcgcGAGGCCGAAGAGCAGGCCCGCCTGCGCAAGGAGCAAAAGGAGAACCTGCGCAAGCGCAAGCAGAACACCAAGGCGCCGGAGAAGACCGAGGAGGAGTTGCGCGGCTATTCCCGGATCAATGCCCGACAGCTGAACGAAGAGGATGGCATGCGTCCCGCTGCCCAGAAG AGCACTGTGAGCGGCGGCTTCTGGACCGACGAGGATCTCACCGAGCTGATACGCCTCGTGAAGAAGCACCCGGGTGGTGCGGGCAGTCGCTGGAACACCATTGCCGAGTCCATGAACCGCTCGGTCCAGGAGGTCACCTTCATGGCGGCCAAGATGAAGGAGAACGGCTACCGCATACCCGGCCAGACGGAGAGCGTGGCCGAGAACCTCGTTCAGGAGTCACAGGAGGCGGTCCGGAAGGAGAAGGTGAAGAAGTCCGCATCCGTGACTGCTACTGCCGCCCCAGGCACTGTCACTAGCAGCAGCGAGAAAAGCATGCTGATACCTGAGACCAACTGGacgcaggagcagcagcgcgCTCTGGAGGCGGCCATCGTGAAGAACAGGAAGGCGGCCAGCGGCGATCGCTGGCAGAAGATCGCCAACAGTGTGCCGGAGAAGACCAAGGAAGAGTGTCTGGTGCGGTACAAGTATTTGTGCGAGCTGGTCAAGACCCAGAAGCAGGCCGAGGAGGCGGAAGCCGTGGCCAATGCAGAACTGGACAATCCGCCCAACGAGGAGGGATTGCCCGAGGAGCTGCTTGCCGAAGAGGTGGAGGCCCCGGCTGCAGCGACAGCGGTGTCCAAGAAGCTCAGCAAACGCGAGCTGCGGCGTCAAAAGCAGAACTACTCCACCAGCGATGATTCCGACGCGGATGCATATCAGTACGAGATAAGCTAG
- the APC4 gene encoding anaphase-promoting complex subunit 4 isoform X2 has translation MAQTSSMKLLGARNMTCIVERMEWNNKMDLIAYGTEKGEVVIQRLNWQKIVTFPTPGEDVRVRSLSWQMDETLLAVGYSNGKVALLDAESETIISGLIYDDDIKKVYFSKAINCQETLGSYTCNAKDKHKRFLPKLQPLTNIDPCLKSLDQKSFPKGSPCFLVVIMRSGKVHLLLLGALQAGSIDLTQHVLHPEQFDVYDVRLNGDFNAIYALLRDGLQLKMLHFHNQVLQDCMAPMLELATHCAHILETKNYINDTQQCLTEAWETVQLEMDNKLTKYANSQAYGMISTHFLELHVFGFATFEVEEFLTLSEKGFKKIANSVDLSLNNLQGLVFKQLNGAAINMFYFLNTIAGFGRMSHFFESLISPEVAVEAMRSCGAFYLKVHELQRTIDSLVNDMKLFHAWMIFTILRLSHQEIPDEMVLSEEENVALADLLCAMEPDLEEGSDDDEDIECPSGGMPTRSKFNLERVGQYLENACLTQLYPVDPNQLWEQMLAENECLGQCPLFVPHDKKLSLVQQRDKMFNAIDAVFHKPTESISASFKLSTAVVCCQLPPMEPEEEQDFVTCSYYVHEAGRCDMLAVTISWQEAMVLEFSRAEDCLLRCTRVQLLPGPFTPQLHEDYYNLRFVDLQFYNESSLSMLAQSTSSTPGVRPHSYFIQFSLSAARNQSTQHHLAPLMNLPDATVTHSIHDIPEAAAFKGLDGVCEMLAVSGSRKVATVLSDRKRKMTIFEMEIEDEEDDTEMSQASFLEISKESILAINDSDKQD, from the exons ATGGCCCAGACAAGCTCCATGAAGCTGCTCGGTGCTCGCAACATGACATGCATTGTGGAGCGCATGGAGTGGAACAATAAAATGGATCTTATTGCCTACGGCACGGAAAAAG GCGAGGTGGTCATCCAGCGGCTAAACTGGCAAAAGATTGTCACCTTTCCCACGCCCGGCGAAGATGTGCGAGTGCGGTCCCTCAGCTGGCAAATGGACGAAACCCTGCTGGCCGTGGGCTACAGCAATGGAAAGGTGGCTCTGCTGGATGCCGAGAGTGAGACCATCATCTCTGGACTGATCTATGACGACGACATCAAGAAGGTGTACTTCAGCAAGGCCATCAATTGCCAGGAGACGCTCGGCAGCTACACCTGCAACGCCAAGGACAAGCACAAGCGGTTCCTGCCCAAGCTCCAGCCGCTGACCAACATCGATCCGTGCCTGAAGTCTCTGGACCAGAAATCCTTCCCCAAGGGCTCGCCCTGCTTCCTGGTGGTGATCATGCGCAGCGGGAAagtgcatctgctgctgctgggcgccCTTCAGGCGGGCAGCATCGATCTAACCCAGCACGTGCTCCATCCGGAGCAGTTCGATGTGTACGATGTGCGTCTGAACGGTGACTTCAATGCCATCTACGCCCTGCTGCGCGATGGCTTGCAGCTGAAGATGCTGCACTTTCACAACCAGGTGCTGCAGGATTGCATGGCCCCAATGCTGGAGCTGGCCACGCACTGTGCCCACATACTGGAGACAAAAAA CTACATCAATGACACACAGCAATGCCTGACGGAGGCCTGGGAGACGGTCCAGCTGGAGATGGACAATAAACTGACAAAATATGCCAATTCGCAGGCGTACGGGATGATATCCACACACTTCCTGGAGCTGCATGTCTTCGGGTTCGCCACCTTCGAGGTGGAGGAATTTCT CACCCTCTCAGAGAAGGGCTTCAAGAAGATAGCCAATTCGGTGGATCTCAGTCTGAACAATCTTCAGGGGCTGGTCTTCAAGCAGCTCAATGGAGCGGCCATCaatatgttttattttctcaACACAATTGCGGGCTTTGGTCGCATGTCGCACTTCTTTGAG AGTCTCATCTCCCCAGAGGTGGCCGTTGAGGCGATGCGGTCCTGCGGTGCCTTCTATCTGAAGGTGCACGAGCTACAGCGCACCATCGATTCGCTGGTGAACGACATGAAGCTCTTCCACGCCTGGATGATATTCACCATCTTGCGGCTCTCGCACCAGGAGATACCCGACGAGATGGTACTTAGCGAGGAGGAGAACGTTGCCCTGGCCGATCTCCTATGCGCCATGGAGCCGGATCTGGAGGAGGGCAGCGACGATGATGAGGACATCGAATGCCCAAGTGGGGGAATGCCCACGCGCAGCAAATTCAATCTGGAGCGAGTGGGGCAGTATCTGGAGAATGCCTGCCTCACGCAGCTCTATCCTGTGGACCCAAACCAGCTGTGGGAGCAGATGCTGGCCGAGAACGAGTGCCTGGGCCAGTGCCCGTTGTTTGTGCCGCACGACAAGAAGCTGTCGCTGGTGCAGCAGCGCGACAAGATGTTCAATGCCATAGATGCCGTCTTCCACAAGCCCACGGAGAGCATTAGCGCCAGCTTCAAGCTCAGCACGGCCGTCGTCTGCTGTCAGCTGCCGCCCATGGAGCctgaggaggagcaggactTTGTCACCTGCAGCTATTACGTCCATGAGGCCGGCCGATGTGATATGCTTGCTGTAACCATCAGTTGGCAGGAGGCCATGGTCCTGGAGTTCAGCCGGGCCGAGGATTGCCTACTGCGCTGCACCCGCGTCCAGCTTCTGCCCGGTCCCTTCACCCCCCAGCTGCACGAGGACTACTACAACCTGCGCTTCGTCGATCTGCAGTTCTACAATGAGTCGAGCCTCTCCATGCTGGCCCAGAGCACCTCCTCGACGCCCGGTGTGCGTCCCCACAGCTACTTCATTCAGTTCTCCCTCAGTGCGGCGCGGAATCAAAGCACCCAACATCATCTGGCCCCGCTAATGAATCTGCCGGATGCCACTGTGACACATAGTATCCACGACATACCCGAGGCGGCTGCCTTCAAGGGTTTGGATGGGGTGTGCGAAATGCTGGCCGTCTCCGGCAGCCGCAAGGTGGCCACAGTGCTGTCCGATCGCAAGCGCAAAATGACCATTTTCGAGATGGAGatcgaggatgaggaggacgaCACGGAGATGTCGCAGGCCTCATTTCTGGAGATCAGCAAGGAGTCCATTCTGGCCATCAATGATTCAGATAAGCAGGATTGA
- the APC4 gene encoding anaphase-promoting complex subunit 4 isoform X1, whose product MAQTSSMKLLGARNMTCIVERMEWNNKMDLIAYGTEKGEVVIQRLNWQKIVTFPTPGEDVRVRSLSWQMDETLLAVGYSNGKVALLDAESETIISGLIYDDDIKKVYFSKAINCQETLGSYTCNAKDKHKRFLPKLQPLTNIDPCLKSLDQKSFPKGSPCFLVVIMRSGKVHLLLLGALQAGSIDLTQHVLHPEQFDVYDVRLNGDFNAIYALLRDGLQLKMLHFHNQVLQDCMAPMLELATHCAHILETKNYINDTQQCLTEAWETVQLEMDNKLTKYANSQAYGMISTHFLELHVFGFATFEVEEFLFDTLSEKGFKKIANSVDLSLNNLQGLVFKQLNGAAINMFYFLNTIAGFGRMSHFFESLISPEVAVEAMRSCGAFYLKVHELQRTIDSLVNDMKLFHAWMIFTILRLSHQEIPDEMVLSEEENVALADLLCAMEPDLEEGSDDDEDIECPSGGMPTRSKFNLERVGQYLENACLTQLYPVDPNQLWEQMLAENECLGQCPLFVPHDKKLSLVQQRDKMFNAIDAVFHKPTESISASFKLSTAVVCCQLPPMEPEEEQDFVTCSYYVHEAGRCDMLAVTISWQEAMVLEFSRAEDCLLRCTRVQLLPGPFTPQLHEDYYNLRFVDLQFYNESSLSMLAQSTSSTPGVRPHSYFIQFSLSAARNQSTQHHLAPLMNLPDATVTHSIHDIPEAAAFKGLDGVCEMLAVSGSRKVATVLSDRKRKMTIFEMEIEDEEDDTEMSQASFLEISKESILAINDSDKQD is encoded by the exons ATGGCCCAGACAAGCTCCATGAAGCTGCTCGGTGCTCGCAACATGACATGCATTGTGGAGCGCATGGAGTGGAACAATAAAATGGATCTTATTGCCTACGGCACGGAAAAAG GCGAGGTGGTCATCCAGCGGCTAAACTGGCAAAAGATTGTCACCTTTCCCACGCCCGGCGAAGATGTGCGAGTGCGGTCCCTCAGCTGGCAAATGGACGAAACCCTGCTGGCCGTGGGCTACAGCAATGGAAAGGTGGCTCTGCTGGATGCCGAGAGTGAGACCATCATCTCTGGACTGATCTATGACGACGACATCAAGAAGGTGTACTTCAGCAAGGCCATCAATTGCCAGGAGACGCTCGGCAGCTACACCTGCAACGCCAAGGACAAGCACAAGCGGTTCCTGCCCAAGCTCCAGCCGCTGACCAACATCGATCCGTGCCTGAAGTCTCTGGACCAGAAATCCTTCCCCAAGGGCTCGCCCTGCTTCCTGGTGGTGATCATGCGCAGCGGGAAagtgcatctgctgctgctgggcgccCTTCAGGCGGGCAGCATCGATCTAACCCAGCACGTGCTCCATCCGGAGCAGTTCGATGTGTACGATGTGCGTCTGAACGGTGACTTCAATGCCATCTACGCCCTGCTGCGCGATGGCTTGCAGCTGAAGATGCTGCACTTTCACAACCAGGTGCTGCAGGATTGCATGGCCCCAATGCTGGAGCTGGCCACGCACTGTGCCCACATACTGGAGACAAAAAA CTACATCAATGACACACAGCAATGCCTGACGGAGGCCTGGGAGACGGTCCAGCTGGAGATGGACAATAAACTGACAAAATATGCCAATTCGCAGGCGTACGGGATGATATCCACACACTTCCTGGAGCTGCATGTCTTCGGGTTCGCCACCTTCGAGGTGGAGGAATTTCTGTTCGA CACCCTCTCAGAGAAGGGCTTCAAGAAGATAGCCAATTCGGTGGATCTCAGTCTGAACAATCTTCAGGGGCTGGTCTTCAAGCAGCTCAATGGAGCGGCCATCaatatgttttattttctcaACACAATTGCGGGCTTTGGTCGCATGTCGCACTTCTTTGAG AGTCTCATCTCCCCAGAGGTGGCCGTTGAGGCGATGCGGTCCTGCGGTGCCTTCTATCTGAAGGTGCACGAGCTACAGCGCACCATCGATTCGCTGGTGAACGACATGAAGCTCTTCCACGCCTGGATGATATTCACCATCTTGCGGCTCTCGCACCAGGAGATACCCGACGAGATGGTACTTAGCGAGGAGGAGAACGTTGCCCTGGCCGATCTCCTATGCGCCATGGAGCCGGATCTGGAGGAGGGCAGCGACGATGATGAGGACATCGAATGCCCAAGTGGGGGAATGCCCACGCGCAGCAAATTCAATCTGGAGCGAGTGGGGCAGTATCTGGAGAATGCCTGCCTCACGCAGCTCTATCCTGTGGACCCAAACCAGCTGTGGGAGCAGATGCTGGCCGAGAACGAGTGCCTGGGCCAGTGCCCGTTGTTTGTGCCGCACGACAAGAAGCTGTCGCTGGTGCAGCAGCGCGACAAGATGTTCAATGCCATAGATGCCGTCTTCCACAAGCCCACGGAGAGCATTAGCGCCAGCTTCAAGCTCAGCACGGCCGTCGTCTGCTGTCAGCTGCCGCCCATGGAGCctgaggaggagcaggactTTGTCACCTGCAGCTATTACGTCCATGAGGCCGGCCGATGTGATATGCTTGCTGTAACCATCAGTTGGCAGGAGGCCATGGTCCTGGAGTTCAGCCGGGCCGAGGATTGCCTACTGCGCTGCACCCGCGTCCAGCTTCTGCCCGGTCCCTTCACCCCCCAGCTGCACGAGGACTACTACAACCTGCGCTTCGTCGATCTGCAGTTCTACAATGAGTCGAGCCTCTCCATGCTGGCCCAGAGCACCTCCTCGACGCCCGGTGTGCGTCCCCACAGCTACTTCATTCAGTTCTCCCTCAGTGCGGCGCGGAATCAAAGCACCCAACATCATCTGGCCCCGCTAATGAATCTGCCGGATGCCACTGTGACACATAGTATCCACGACATACCCGAGGCGGCTGCCTTCAAGGGTTTGGATGGGGTGTGCGAAATGCTGGCCGTCTCCGGCAGCCGCAAGGTGGCCACAGTGCTGTCCGATCGCAAGCGCAAAATGACCATTTTCGAGATGGAGatcgaggatgaggaggacgaCACGGAGATGTCGCAGGCCTCATTTCTGGAGATCAGCAAGGAGTCCATTCTGGCCATCAATGATTCAGATAAGCAGGATTGA
- the LOC4814997 gene encoding chromobox protein homolog 3-like, whose amino-acid sequence MAEFSVERVEDKRLVNGRTEYYLKWKGYPRSENTWEPVENLDCPDLISTFEESLKTKKEPKKRIATVSTPENIRSKRKSFMEDETEETRKLIGFERGLVPSKILGATDSLGQLMFLMKWRGSDHADLVSAKVANERCPQVVIAFYEERLTWHTGNGNGTSGGGGDGDGMGCSGSGTGTNPGSVETPSGSTAGGPDEEEDDEAEAEAEPEPEPEAEAEAEPEQEQEAEVEAEASPAASTNNDENQKPDEGDSELGIGETDD is encoded by the coding sequence ATGGCCGAATTTTCAGTAGAACGTGTAGAAGACAAAAGATTGGTAAACGGCCGCACGGAATACTATTTAAAGTGGAAAGGATACCCCCGCAGTGAAAACACTTGGGAGCCTGTAGAAAATCTTGATTGCCCCGACTTAATATCCACTTTCGAGGAGTCGCTGAAAACGAAGAAGGAGCCAAAGAAGCGGATAGCAACAGTGTCTACACCCGAAAACATTCGCAGCAAGCGGAAGTCATTCATGGAGGACGAGACCGAAGAAACCCGAAAGCTCATTGGATTTGAGCGCGGCTTGGTTCCGTCAAAGATACTGGGCGCAACCGACTCGCTGGGTCAACTCATGTTCCTGATGAAATGGAGGGGCAGCGATCATGCCGATTTGGTGTCTGCCAAAGTTGCCAACGAACGCTGTCCGCAGGTTGTTATTGCCTTCTACGAGGAGCGCCTCACCTGGCACaccggcaatggcaatggtactagtggcggtggcggtgatGGCGACGGCATGGGCTGCAGCGGCTCTGGAACCGGCACTAACCCCGGCAGCGTCGAGACCCCAAGTGGCAGCACTGCTGGCGGACcagacgaggaagaggatgacgaggctgaagctgaggctgagccggagccggagccagaggccgaggccgaggctgagccggagcaagagcaagaggcCGAAGTCGAAGCCGAGGCCAGTCCAGCCGCCAGCACCAATAACGACGAGAACCAGAAACCGGATGAGGGAGACAGCGAGCTTGGAATCGGAGAAACCGACGACTAA
- the LOC4815392 gene encoding U3 small nucleolar RNA-associated protein 6 homolog → MGEFIAEMQERLLPEYEQMKHYNVFTPDQVREIVSRRERLFLKITKSHLAVGDYLEFIVYEKQMYKTLSDKEKMMHIKLTGLKNSISIRIMRLYREVLGKFTHDRRLWSNWIKFSKKSGPQEVAGIYEKMLLYHGDDPNFWVDAALWLYEYNRLNIDRVKDILLRGLQRHPDSEALNKCFFDILLKEAARADPEKNLAENTLSEQDIKLERVEAVYRNSMANITSLDYFVKLLESCEDHHEMTVKLQRLIIDDMQEKFPREPGLWDLAAQRELRGYHLGDPDEEPDNSEEEPASKKSRPATNVRSLKRRIQLCVTVYKSAVEVLQTQDMWSLYLDAMLALNSDGKAERALKQQCLADALQDGHRSKLMHVRHYATLRKMLSSAPSGREAAVTILTEALKNDASVEMHQLLLATHVQNDSESLIYELFNKIQKTMGPEALPLWQSVILYYRTRQDSLGKKRLEEIYKLATASVWPEFAELRSDYLQYLWHAESVDAARTEYAKLALQPPMSLQLHRQMAHLESSLAVRDKAAIKSWRMCYEFMAVYFGKTEPSIWVEYLTFERDHGETKNLSLLTQRALTTLEPRYVPAFEAERALAYVGAALVG, encoded by the exons ATGGGCGAGTTTATAGCTGAAATGCAGGAGCGCCTGCTGCCGGAGTACGAACAGATGAAGCACTACAACGTATTCACGCCGGATCAAGTCAG AGAAATCGTGAGCCGGCGCGAGCGTCTATTCCTAAAGATCACTAAAAGCCACCTGGCTGTCGGCGATTATCTAGAGTTCATTGTCTACGAGAAGCAAATGTACAAAACACTCTCGGACAAGGAGAAGATGATGCACATAAAGCTGACCGGCCTGAAGAACTCCATATCCATACGCATCATGCGCCTGTACAGGGAAGTGCTGGGGAAATTTACCCACGACAGGCGCCTATGGAGCAATTGGATCAAGTTCAGCAAGAAGTCCGGTCCCCAGGAGGTGGCTGGCATCTATGAGAAGATGCTGCTG TATCATGGCGATGATCCGAACTTTTGGGTGGACGCCGCCCTGTGGCTCTACGAATACAATCGCCTCAATATAGATCGTGTGAAAGACATTCTTCTTCGTGGCCTGCAGCGACATCCCGACTCGGAGGCACTTAACAAATGCTTCTTCGACATTCTGCTCAAGGAGGCGGCACGGGCTGATCCCGAGAAGAATCTGGCTGAGAACACACTGTCTGAGCAGGACATCAAACTGGAGCGGGTCGAGGCCGTCTATCGAAACAGCATGGCGAACATTACGAGTTTGGATTATTTTGTGAAGCTGCTGGAGAGCTGCGAGGATCACCACGAGATGACCGTTAAGCTGCAGCGTCTCATCATCGACGACATGCAGGAAAAGTTCCCGCGCGAGCCTGGCCTGTGGGATCTGGCGGCACAGCGTGAGCTGCGTGGATACCATCTGGGGGACCCCGACGAGGAGCCCGACAACAGTGAGGAGGAGCCAGCCAGCAAGAAGTCTCGTCCTGCCACCAATGTGCGCTCCCTAAAGCGACGCATTCAACTGTGCGTGACTGTCTACAAGTCCGCCGTGGAGGTGCTGCAGACACAGGATATGTGGAGCCTCTATTTAGATGCCATGCTTGCCCTCAACAGCGACGGAAAGGCGGAACGAGCGCTCAAGCAGCAGTGCCTGGCCGATGCCCTGCAGGATGGCCACCGCTCGAAGCTAATGCACGTGCGCCACTATGCCACCCTGaggaagatgctcagcagtgCGCCCAGTGGACGGGAGGCCGCTGTTACCATTCTAACAGAGGCCCTCAAGAACGATGCTTCGGTCGAGAtgcaccagctgctgctggccacgcACGTGCAGAATGACAGCGAGTCGCTGATCTATGAGCTGTTCAACAAAATCCAGAAGACCATGGGCCCCGAAGCGCTGCCTCTGTGGCAGAGCGTCATCCTCTACTATCGCACGCGTCAGGATAGTCTCGGCAAGAAGCGCCTGGAGGAAATCTACAAGCTGGCCACCGCCTCCGTCTGGCCGGAGTTCGCGGAGCTGCGCTCCGACTATCTGCAGTATCTCTGGCATGCAGAGTCCGTTGATGCAGCGCGCACGGAGTACGCCAAGCTGGCGCTCCAGCCGCCCATGTCCCTACAGCTGCATCGCCAAATGGCCCATCTCGAGAGCAGTCTGGCAGTGCGC GACAAGGCGGCCATCAAGTCCTGGCGCATGTGCTACGAGTTCATGGCCGTTTACTTTGGCAAAACGGAGCCCAGCATCTGGGTTGAGTATCTTACCTTCGAGCGGGACCATGGCGAAACCAAGAACCTGTCTCTGCTCACGCAGCGAGCCCTCACCACCCTGGAGCCGCGGTATGTGCCCGCCTTCGAGGCGGAGCGTGCCCTGGCCTATGTGGGCGCTGCTCTTGTTGGTTAA